CAAGCCGGCCAACGTCCTCGTCTCGCACGCCGCTCGCCGCGCGCAGGTCGCCGACTTCGGGCTCGCGGCGTACGAGATCTCACGGCCGGACGAGGCCGGACCCGCGAAGGCGCGCACCGTCGCGGTCGACATGTCGGCCGGTCGCTTCCTCGCCGGAACGCCGGAGTACATGGCGCCGGAGCAAGCCCGCGGCGTGCCGCGCCTCGATCCCGACGGCAACCCGCAGCATCGCGCGCTGCTCCAGGGCATCGACGTGTACGGCCTCGGCGCCGTGCTCTTCGAGCTCCTCGCCGGGCACGCGCCGCACGACGCGGGGCCGGACGCGGACGTCATGACCGTCGTCGCGAAGGCGGCCGCGAACCAGGTCCCGTTCGACGCGCTCGCGCGCCGGCGCGTCCCGCGTCGCCTCCGCGCGATCGTGCGGCGCGCGCTCGACACCGATCCGACGAAGCGCTTCGCGACGGCGAAGGACATGGCGGCGGCGCTCCGCGCCTTCCTCGACGATCGCCCCTTCCCCGGAGAACGCGGCCTCTTCGGCGCGCTCTACCTCGCCGGCCGCCGCCACCCCGGCCTCGTCGCGTCCGTCGTCGCGTCGATGCTCTTCCTCGCGCTCACGATCGGGCTGTCGACCTGGCGCCTCCGCGCGCTCGACGCCGAGCTCGACGACGGCGACCGCCGCCTCGCCGCGCTCGAAGCGGAGACGACGCGCAAGCAGCAGGAGATCACGGACCTCCAGAAGCGGATCGTCGAGAACCAGGAGACCGCGCGCCAGCAGGCGCAAGCGGCGGCAGAGAGCGCGCAGTCGCTCGCCGACAGCCTGCGGAAGAAGGCCGAGACGGCGGGCTCGGAGGCGGAGCGCCAGAAGCTCCTCCTCCGCGCGAAGGAGGCGAGCCTCCAGGCGGAGAAGGAGCACGGCAAGGAGCTCGTCGCGCAGCACGAGACCGAGGTCGCGCAGCTCCGGTTCGAGCGGGAGATGGCGCTCAACGAGCAGAAGCTGAAGCACCAGCAGGAGACGACGAAGCTCCACACCGAGCAGGCGCAGTCGATCCAGCAGCTCCGCGACGAGCACGCGAAGGAGAAGCAGCGCATCGAGGGCGAGCACGCGAAGGAGATCGCGCGCCTCAACGCCGACCACGCGACGGCGATGAAGCAGACCGACGAGAGCTACCGCCGCGACATCAAGCGCGTCGAAGACGAGCGCGACAAGCTCCGCGCCCGCGTCGCGCAGCTCGAGTCCGCGCCAGCCCCCACGCCCGCGCCCGCGCCGGTCCCCACCCCCACACCCGGCCGCGAGGAGCCGCCGCGCCGCCGCCTCCCGCCGACGGTCCGCTGATCGCGAGCGCCGGAGAGCCGCGCCGGGATCAACGCCGGACGATTCGTCGATCGCCGCTGCGCTCGCCCGGCGCGAGCGTCCATCCCGGCTCGAGGCGGAGCGTCCAGTCGCGACGCGAGAGCGACACGAACGCGCGGGCGCTCGCGCGGTCCTCGAGCATCGCGCCGTCCTCCATCGTCAGCTTGCCCCACGGCGCGACGAGCGTGCGGCTCGTGTAGACGACCTGGTTCGACGCGAAGGCGTGCACCTTCCGCGGATCGAAGCTCCCCGAGGTCACGGTGGTGAGGTCGATCGCGAGGACCGGGCCCTCCACGAGCGCGACCCGCCACGCACGGAGCCGCACCTGGCGCTCGGCCTCGCGCGTGTCCTCGGCGGTGCCGAGCGCGATGCCGCCCCAGCGCTCCGCGTCGCCGGACGCGGGGACGTCGACGCGCGCGCGACGCGCGAGGAGGGCCCCGAGATCGGAGTCCTTCCCGAGGCCGCGGCGCCAGTCGTCGCCGGTGCGATCGAGCAGGTATCCATAGAGCGGGCCGCTCACGTACGCGAAGCTGCGGACGAAGCCCGAGGTCGCCTGGCGCCGCGCGCGCACCGCCGCGACGGCGTCGGCCTCGCTCGTCCCGCTCGCGCGCGCGCCGGTGTACTCCGCGAGCCCTTCGTGGATCTCGAGCGCGTTCTCGCGCGCCGCCGCCTCCGGGAACGCGCGGCGACGCGCGGCGCGGAAGGCGAGCGCGTCCGCGATCGCGGCGGCGGCGACGGGCGGCGACGCGATCGCGGTCTCGAGCGCGTTCCATTCGAGCTGCAGCCAGTAGCGTCCGTCGCGGGTGTCGAGGTGCTCGTTCGGCTCCCCCGCCGCGACGAGCCCGAGCGCCGGCTGCACGCGGTGAAAGGCCTCGTGCAACATGAGGCGGCGCCGACGCGCGGCGTCTTCGGCGAAGTCGTCGTCCCACATCACCATCGTCCACCGCGTCCCGCTCCACTCGACGGAGGTGTTCGCGATCATGTCGTCGTCGCCGAGGCGCCCGACGAACACGCCGTCACGCGCGGCGAGCTTGCCCTGCGCGTCGCGCTCGTTCGCGACGACCTGCCGCGTGCCGGGATCGACGAAGAGGAACGGACCCGCGAGCGAGCGGCCCCAGAGCTTGCCGCCGTCGGCCGCGGCGAGCCCGGCGTATTCGTCGAGGTACGATCGCGCGGTCGCGAGCGGGATCGCGCCCGTGCCCGCGACGCTCCGCGGCGATCCCGTCGCGACCTCTTCGACGCGGCACGCGCCGAGGGCGGCGCCGAACACGAGAACCGCGAAGGCGAAGGCACGCACGCGGGCCCGTTCTAGCGGAAGATCGACGGTCGGCGACTACTTCGCGGCGGCCGTCGTCTCCGGCTTCAGCTCGCCGAGGATGTACTGCGTCTTCGAGAGGTACTTCTTCGCCGCCGCCTTGATCCGATCGGACGTGACCTTCTCCGTCATCGCGGAGATGTCCTGGATCTGCTTCGGATCGTCGCCGTAGACGTACGCGCGCTCGAGCTCGCGGAGCCAGAAGGAGTTCTCCTTCAGGTCGGTCTCGTGCGCGCGCTTGC
The DNA window shown above is from Labilithrix sp. and carries:
- a CDS encoding protein kinase, which encodes MGGTMRRSGVAQTVTDSHEQTSPAPPVAPYAAQALTPAPPATIAAAPLGATIAQGPAAQTVSSVLAPGVVVADRYVLEREIGSGATAVVWRVHDRQLRRDVALKVFFVDDVHGRKANEVSSEAQASSWIRSDHVVRIHNACVDAKLGIVAIDMELCAEFGDDGAEHFATELGALVPRARPTHAEVREAARWVMEAALGVHSAHTRNVFHRDLKPANVLVSHAARRAQVADFGLAAYEISRPDEAGPAKARTVAVDMSAGRFLAGTPEYMAPEQARGVPRLDPDGNPQHRALLQGIDVYGLGAVLFELLAGHAPHDAGPDADVMTVVAKAAANQVPFDALARRRVPRRLRAIVRRALDTDPTKRFATAKDMAAALRAFLDDRPFPGERGLFGALYLAGRRHPGLVASVVASMLFLALTIGLSTWRLRALDAELDDGDRRLAALEAETTRKQQEITDLQKRIVENQETARQQAQAAAESAQSLADSLRKKAETAGSEAERQKLLLRAKEASLQAEKEHGKELVAQHETEVAQLRFEREMALNEQKLKHQQETTKLHTEQAQSIQQLRDEHAKEKQRIEGEHAKEIARLNADHATAMKQTDESYRRDIKRVEDERDKLRARVAQLESAPAPTPAPAPVPTPTPGREEPPRRRLPPTVR